A single region of the Populus nigra chromosome 2, ddPopNigr1.1, whole genome shotgun sequence genome encodes:
- the LOC133682345 gene encoding zinc finger CCCH domain-containing protein 18-like isoform X2, translating to MDFSESTKVVYNRIQEIEPEFVGKIIGYILLQNHGEREMIRLAFSPDNLIYATISKAKSDLGLNKTPVPNPISPSQVNPAPVSDVHLQFIPNTAVSSHPISSPIKIRTAGSFWDAQVTGDQQQAHNLDFGPPGYSEMLPEDYRLQNQMQFLTSDDQLEFVNSDFSSSYFYPEPALGPRTSRRSPSLPEFPVKICHYFNKGFCKHGNNCRYFHGHPMPESFSQILSLNSNEIANDEHFISPGSLEKLELELTELLKSRRGVPVSIASLPMMYYEKYGRMLQAEGYLTESQRHGKAGYSLTKLLARLKNSIRLIDRPHGQHSVILTEDVPKYLEYAGERNDPGGIVAGSRQIYLTFPAESTFTEQDVSNYFSKFGPVQDVRIPCQQKRMFGFVTFVFAETVKQILSKGNPHHVCGARVLVKPYREKSRLVDRKYAEKIQHPFFYSQHFIDGDSELHSVPRVCDNSRLLRKQLMEEHEQALELERRRLSEFQLAPKPLARHAYHGHSMDEFKLSEEQADQFPSAEHFNYWFDVLNNGSTSEEKHRHTRTNCSEQDSNQGVNLPESPFASAIGKGISTVI from the exons ATGGATTTTTCAGAGTCCACAAAGGTTGTGTACAATAGAATCCAGGAGATAGAGCCTGAATTCGTCGGCAAGATCATTGGCTATATTCTGTTACAGAACCATGGTGAGAGAGAAATGATTCGGCTAGCCTTTAGCCCTGATAATTTGATTTACGCTACGATTAGCAAAGCCAAATCTGATCTGGGGCTAAACAAAACACCAGTTCCGAATCCAATTTCACCTTCTCAGGTGAACCCGGCACCTGTTTCAGATGTTCATCTGCAATTCATTCCTAACACAGCAGTTTCATCACACCCAATTTCCTCTCCAATAAAGATTAGGACTGCAGGTTCTTTCTGGGATGCCCAAGTGACTGGTGACCAGCAACAGGCGCACAACCTGGATTTTGGTCCACCAGGGTACTCAGAAATGCTCCCTGAAGATTACCGGCTTCAAAACCAAATGCAGTTCTTGACTTCGGATGATCAGTTAGAGTTTGTTAATTCTGACTTCTCTAGCAGTTACTTTTACCCAGAACCCGCATTAGGTCCTAGGACTAGTAGAAGGTCTCCAAGCTTGCCTGAATTTCCTGTTAAGATTTGCCATTACTTCAATAAAGGGTTCTGCAAGCATGGAAACAACTGTAGGTATTTCCATGGCCATCCCATGCCAGAAAGCTTTTCTCAGATTCTCAGTCTGAATTCAAATGAGATTGCAAACGATGAACATTTTATCTCACCTGGCTCTCTTGAAAAGCTTGAATTGGAGCTCACTGAGCTTTTGAAATCAAGAAGAGGGGTGCCAGTTTCAATTGCCTCTTTGCCAATGATGTATTATGAGAAGTATGGGAGGATGCTGCAGGCCGAGGGGTATCTTACGGAGAGCCAGAGACATGGTAAGGCAGGTTATAGTCTAACAAAGCTCCTAGCTCGATTGAAGAATAGCATTCGTCTCATTGACAG GCCTCATGGGCAGCATTCAGTGATTTTGACAGAAGATGTTCCAAAGTACTTGGAGTATGCTGGTGAGAGGAATGATCCCGGTGGAATAGTTGCTGGTTCTAGGCAGATCTATCTTACCTTTCCAGCTGAAAGTACCTTTACAGAGCAAGATGTTTCCAACTATTTCAG CAAATTTGGGCCCGTTCAAGATGTTAGGATTCCATGCCAGCAGAAGAGGATGTTTGGATTTGTGACTTTTGTTTTTGCGGAGACTGTAAAGCAGATACTATCAAAGGGGAATCCTCATCATGTTTGTGGGGCTCGTGTTCTTGTGAAACCTTACAGGGAAAAATCAAGGCTTGTTGACAG GAAGTACGCAGAGAAAATACAGCACCCTTTCTTTTACAGCCAACACTTCATAGATGGAGATTCTGAGCTTCACTCTG tgcCGAGAGTTTGTGATAATTCAAGATTACTCAGGAAGCAGCTCATGGAGGAACATGAGCAGGCACTTGAACTTGAGAGAAGGCGTCTCTCTGAGTTTCAGCTTGCGCCTAAACCCCTGGCTCGTCATGCGTATCATGGCCACTCTATGGATGAGTTCAAGCTCTCAGAAG AACAAGCAGACCAGTTCCCATCTGCTGAGCATTTCAATTACTGGTTTGACGTTTTGAATAATGGTTCCACCAGCGAGGAAAAGCATAGGCATACAAGGACCAATTGCAGTGAGCAGGATAG CAACCAAGGAGTTAATCTTCCCGAGAGCCCGTTTGCATCTGCAATAGGGAAAGGCATTTCAACAGTTATATAG
- the LOC133682345 gene encoding zinc finger CCCH domain-containing protein 18-like isoform X1 produces MDFSESTKVVYNRIQEIEPEFVGKIIGYILLQNHGEREMIRLAFSPDNLIYATISKAKSDLGLNKTPVPNPISPSQVNPAPVSDVHLQFIPNTAVSSHPISSPIKIRTAGSFWDAQVTGDQQQAHNLDFGPPGYSEMLPEDYRLQNQMQFLTSDDQLEFVNSDFSSSYFYPEPALGPRTSRRSPSLPEFPVKICHYFNKGFCKHGNNCRYFHGHPMPESFSQILSLNSNEIANDEHFISPGSLEKLELELTELLKSRRGVPVSIASLPMMYYEKYGRMLQAEGYLTESQRHGKAGYSLTKLLARLKNSIRLIDRPHGQHSVILTEDVPKYLEYAGERNDPGGIVAGSRQIYLTFPAESTFTEQDVSNYFSKFGPVQDVRIPCQQKRMFGFVTFVFAETVKQILSKGNPHHVCGARVLVKPYREKSRLVDRKYAEKIQHPFFYSQHFIDGDSELHSVPRVCDNSRLLRKQLMEEHEQALELERRRLSEFQLAPKPLARHAYHGHSMDEFKLSEACAEQADQFPSAEHFNYWFDVLNNGSTSEEKHRHTRTNCSEQDSNQGVNLPESPFASAIGKGISTVI; encoded by the exons ATGGATTTTTCAGAGTCCACAAAGGTTGTGTACAATAGAATCCAGGAGATAGAGCCTGAATTCGTCGGCAAGATCATTGGCTATATTCTGTTACAGAACCATGGTGAGAGAGAAATGATTCGGCTAGCCTTTAGCCCTGATAATTTGATTTACGCTACGATTAGCAAAGCCAAATCTGATCTGGGGCTAAACAAAACACCAGTTCCGAATCCAATTTCACCTTCTCAGGTGAACCCGGCACCTGTTTCAGATGTTCATCTGCAATTCATTCCTAACACAGCAGTTTCATCACACCCAATTTCCTCTCCAATAAAGATTAGGACTGCAGGTTCTTTCTGGGATGCCCAAGTGACTGGTGACCAGCAACAGGCGCACAACCTGGATTTTGGTCCACCAGGGTACTCAGAAATGCTCCCTGAAGATTACCGGCTTCAAAACCAAATGCAGTTCTTGACTTCGGATGATCAGTTAGAGTTTGTTAATTCTGACTTCTCTAGCAGTTACTTTTACCCAGAACCCGCATTAGGTCCTAGGACTAGTAGAAGGTCTCCAAGCTTGCCTGAATTTCCTGTTAAGATTTGCCATTACTTCAATAAAGGGTTCTGCAAGCATGGAAACAACTGTAGGTATTTCCATGGCCATCCCATGCCAGAAAGCTTTTCTCAGATTCTCAGTCTGAATTCAAATGAGATTGCAAACGATGAACATTTTATCTCACCTGGCTCTCTTGAAAAGCTTGAATTGGAGCTCACTGAGCTTTTGAAATCAAGAAGAGGGGTGCCAGTTTCAATTGCCTCTTTGCCAATGATGTATTATGAGAAGTATGGGAGGATGCTGCAGGCCGAGGGGTATCTTACGGAGAGCCAGAGACATGGTAAGGCAGGTTATAGTCTAACAAAGCTCCTAGCTCGATTGAAGAATAGCATTCGTCTCATTGACAG GCCTCATGGGCAGCATTCAGTGATTTTGACAGAAGATGTTCCAAAGTACTTGGAGTATGCTGGTGAGAGGAATGATCCCGGTGGAATAGTTGCTGGTTCTAGGCAGATCTATCTTACCTTTCCAGCTGAAAGTACCTTTACAGAGCAAGATGTTTCCAACTATTTCAG CAAATTTGGGCCCGTTCAAGATGTTAGGATTCCATGCCAGCAGAAGAGGATGTTTGGATTTGTGACTTTTGTTTTTGCGGAGACTGTAAAGCAGATACTATCAAAGGGGAATCCTCATCATGTTTGTGGGGCTCGTGTTCTTGTGAAACCTTACAGGGAAAAATCAAGGCTTGTTGACAG GAAGTACGCAGAGAAAATACAGCACCCTTTCTTTTACAGCCAACACTTCATAGATGGAGATTCTGAGCTTCACTCTG tgcCGAGAGTTTGTGATAATTCAAGATTACTCAGGAAGCAGCTCATGGAGGAACATGAGCAGGCACTTGAACTTGAGAGAAGGCGTCTCTCTGAGTTTCAGCTTGCGCCTAAACCCCTGGCTCGTCATGCGTATCATGGCCACTCTATGGATGAGTTCAAGCTCTCAGAAG CCTGTGCAGAACAAGCAGACCAGTTCCCATCTGCTGAGCATTTCAATTACTGGTTTGACGTTTTGAATAATGGTTCCACCAGCGAGGAAAAGCATAGGCATACAAGGACCAATTGCAGTGAGCAGGATAG CAACCAAGGAGTTAATCTTCCCGAGAGCCCGTTTGCATCTGCAATAGGGAAAGGCATTTCAACAGTTATATAG